In Streptomyces alboniger, the following are encoded in one genomic region:
- a CDS encoding sigma-70 family RNA polymerase sigma factor: MPKDAPRRWDRRMQQRLAHGEAAALGELYDRFASLVHGLAHRVLGDECAADRITREVFSHVWENPDAYDPRQGPLRSWIATLTHQRAVRRLRQTESAALALGGEGTPEDLERKVRRASAAARADYIVTAMPTPLRKALELAYFQRRDYRQTAADLGVTEDEARRRLRLGLQLLSTAHDTADPSASPAPGPPGYGTAL, translated from the coding sequence ATGCCGAAGGACGCGCCGCGGCGCTGGGACCGCCGGATGCAGCAGCGGCTCGCGCACGGGGAGGCCGCCGCGCTCGGCGAGCTGTACGACCGCTTCGCCTCGCTCGTGCACGGCCTCGCCCACCGGGTCCTCGGCGACGAGTGCGCCGCCGACCGCATCACCCGCGAGGTCTTCTCCCACGTCTGGGAGAACCCCGACGCGTACGACCCCCGGCAGGGCCCCCTGCGCTCCTGGATCGCCACGCTCACCCACCAGCGGGCCGTCCGCAGGCTCCGCCAGACCGAGTCCGCCGCCCTCGCCCTCGGCGGCGAGGGCACCCCGGAGGACCTGGAGCGCAAGGTCCGCCGCGCCTCGGCCGCGGCCCGCGCCGACTACATCGTGACGGCCATGCCGACCCCGCTGCGCAAAGCCCTGGAGCTGGCGTACTTCCAGCGGCGTGACTACCGCCAGACGGCGGCCGACCTCGGCGTGACCGAGGACGAGGCCCGGCGCAGGCTCCGCCTCGGCCTCCAGCTCCTTTCGACGGCCCACGACACCGCGGACCCCTCCGCGAGCCCGGCCCCCGGCCCGCCCGGATACGGGACAGCGCTGTGA
- a CDS encoding zf-HC2 domain-containing protein — protein MTGSDRPEPYEEPDGPEGPGPAGQQRGAPRIPLPRSSIEDTGLPLPDPDPDAITWEVPPPPPPEPLVLEHRVLKSLLGAWALAACSAAEATAVEEHLGDCGPCAEEALRLRDAVGLLHPEESLDLDPGLRTRVLESCLGRRPPRIPVPEWAVPYDAESARLDALLRDIGDSEWHAPVRLRWFEQDGPVNRKSTVAGVIAHLLAVDGLVGLALGLDDPLGPGTAGPQHPTRRTEAYWHASRFPPTRAVRGPWRDQTHEIVRTVSFAGDGSGRLPVPYGTVPAADPAAGAETGQKIELPLRDAMVDRAFECWIHAGDIAEAVDYPYDPPAPRHLHHMIALAVRLLPGTLADRRRSGLAAPPRGLVAAGTPGRTLRLEIEGLGGGEWLIPLDSPAAVASADREVAHVALDGVEFCRLAAGHVSPVEAAAGQDGDREAIRDVLFAAASLSRL, from the coding sequence GTGACCGGCTCCGACCGCCCCGAGCCGTACGAAGAGCCCGACGGCCCCGAAGGCCCCGGCCCCGCCGGGCAGCAGCGCGGTGCCCCGCGCATACCGCTGCCGCGCTCCTCCATAGAGGACACCGGCCTTCCCCTGCCCGACCCGGACCCGGACGCGATCACCTGGGAGGTGCCACCGCCTCCCCCGCCCGAGCCGCTCGTCCTGGAGCACCGCGTCCTGAAGTCCCTGCTCGGCGCCTGGGCGCTCGCCGCGTGCTCCGCGGCCGAGGCGACCGCCGTGGAGGAGCACCTGGGCGACTGCGGGCCCTGCGCGGAGGAGGCGCTGCGGCTGCGTGACGCCGTCGGCCTGCTGCACCCCGAGGAGAGCCTCGATCTCGACCCCGGGCTGCGCACCCGCGTCCTGGAGAGCTGCCTCGGCCGGCGCCCGCCGCGCATCCCGGTGCCCGAGTGGGCCGTGCCGTACGACGCGGAGAGCGCCCGCCTCGACGCCCTGCTGCGGGACATCGGCGACTCGGAGTGGCACGCTCCGGTGCGGCTGCGCTGGTTCGAGCAGGACGGCCCGGTGAACAGGAAGTCCACCGTCGCCGGGGTCATCGCGCATCTGCTTGCCGTCGACGGCCTGGTCGGGCTCGCCCTCGGCCTCGACGACCCGCTCGGACCGGGGACCGCGGGCCCGCAGCACCCCACCCGGCGCACCGAGGCGTACTGGCACGCCTCGCGCTTCCCGCCCACGCGCGCGGTGCGGGGCCCCTGGCGCGACCAGACGCACGAGATCGTCCGCACGGTGTCGTTCGCGGGCGACGGCTCGGGGCGGCTCCCCGTGCCGTACGGGACGGTGCCGGCCGCCGACCCGGCCGCCGGCGCCGAGACCGGGCAGAAGATCGAGCTGCCGCTGCGGGACGCCATGGTGGACCGCGCCTTCGAGTGCTGGATCCACGCGGGCGATATCGCCGAGGCCGTCGACTACCCCTACGACCCGCCCGCGCCCCGGCACCTCCACCACATGATCGCCCTCGCCGTCCGGCTGCTCCCCGGCACGCTGGCCGACCGCCGGCGCTCCGGGCTCGCCGCGCCGCCCCGCGGCCTGGTCGCGGCGGGCACGCCGGGCCGCACCCTGCGTCTGGAGATCGAGGGACTCGGCGGCGGCGAGTGGCTCATCCCGCTCGACTCACCGGCGGCGGTCGCCTCGGCGGACCGGGAGGTCGCGCATGTGGCCCTGGACGGCGTCGAGTTCTGCCGCCTCGCCGCGGGCCACGTCTCCCCGGTGGAAGCGGCCGCGGGCCAGGACGGCGACCGCGAGGCGATCCGGGACGTCCTGTTCGCGGCGGCCTCCCTGAGCAGGCTGTAG
- the purU gene encoding formyltetrahydrofolate deformylase, whose translation MNEQSAAAPAASAAPAEQYVLTLSCPDKQGIVHAVSSYLFMTGCNIEDSQQFGDHDTGLFFMRVHFSAEAPVTVDKLRASFAAIGDSFHMEWQIHRAEDRMRVVLLVSKFGHCLNDLLFRSRIGALPVEIAAVVSNHTDFAELVASYDIPFHHIPVTRDNKPQAEAQLLEIVRSEGVELVVLARYMQVLSDDLCKELSGRIINIHHSFLPSFKGAKPYHQAHARGVKLIGATAHYVTADLDEGPIIEQEVERVGHGVTPDQLVAIGRDVECQALARAVKWHAERRILLNGRRTVVFA comes from the coding sequence ATGAATGAGCAGTCCGCCGCCGCCCCCGCCGCCTCCGCCGCTCCCGCTGAGCAGTACGTCCTCACCCTCTCCTGCCCCGACAAGCAGGGCATCGTGCACGCCGTGTCGAGCTACCTCTTCATGACCGGCTGCAACATCGAGGACAGCCAGCAGTTCGGTGACCACGACACCGGGCTGTTCTTCATGCGCGTCCACTTCTCCGCCGAGGCGCCGGTGACCGTCGACAAGCTGCGGGCGAGCTTCGCCGCGATCGGCGACTCCTTCCACATGGAGTGGCAGATCCACCGTGCCGAGGACCGGATGCGGGTCGTCCTGCTGGTGTCGAAGTTCGGGCACTGCCTGAACGACCTGCTGTTCCGTTCGCGGATCGGGGCGCTGCCGGTGGAGATCGCCGCGGTCGTCTCCAACCACACGGACTTCGCCGAGCTGGTCGCCTCGTACGACATCCCCTTCCACCACATTCCGGTGACCCGGGACAACAAGCCGCAGGCCGAGGCGCAGCTGCTGGAGATCGTGCGGTCCGAGGGCGTGGAGCTGGTCGTCCTGGCCCGCTATATGCAGGTGCTCTCGGACGACCTGTGCAAGGAGCTGAGCGGGCGGATCATCAACATCCACCACTCGTTCCTGCCGAGCTTCAAGGGCGCGAAGCCGTATCACCAGGCGCACGCGCGCGGGGTGAAGCTGATCGGTGCCACCGCGCACTATGTGACAGCCGACCTCGACGAGGGGCCGATCATCGAGCAGGAGGTCGAGCGGGTGGGCCACGGCGTGACCCCCGACCAGCTGGTCGCGATCGGCCGTGACGTGGAGTGCCAGGCGCTGGCGCGGGCCGTGAAGTGGCACGCGGAGCGCAGGATTCTGCTGAACGGGCGGCGGACGGTGGTCTTCGCGTAG